One genomic segment of Hordeum vulgare subsp. vulgare chromosome 2H, MorexV3_pseudomolecules_assembly, whole genome shotgun sequence includes these proteins:
- the LOC123431510 gene encoding laccase-15-like: MAAMAVLVAFFVAAALAAAGDGDAALVEHTFVVSQVKLNRLCNDTLVTVVNGQFPGPTIELNEGDSVAVHVINKSPHGITIHWHGVKMQLNCWADGAAMITQCPIQPNKNFTYRFDVVGQEGTLWWHAHVGSLRASVHGALIIRPRSGASSYPFDKPDKEIPIVIGEWWEMDLGHLEKNLRNGYMFDLPRAATINGKPGDLYNCSGTVKDNNVVNVEHGKSYLLRIVNAGLESEYYLKIAGHKFTVVAADANYVKPYTTDVIAIAPGETIDALLVADAHPAGRYYMVVKANQPPKPAIQFPLIISRGVVQYSECPGKEEHDTTSSIMVPEMPDRHDSDTSFYFHGNLTSLQPHPLLRPVPANVHEHLFYALDSGNLCPHGESSCINHLGPMINNVSFRLPATTPLLQAHYHGNMSSISTLRELPDRAPRMFNFTKMRKPTSRATSVRRLRYNATVEIVFQSPVLADTYANPMHLHGQDMFVLAQGLGRYDAEKDVATYNLVDPPVRNTVLVPLFGWAVVRFVTKNPGVWFLHCHFENHSSGGMAVAFVVENGPTLDSTLPPPPEDLPSCYNYNSRVAYE; the protein is encoded by the exons ATGGCAGCCATGGCGGTCCTCGTCGCATTCTTCGTTGCTGCGGCCCTAGCAGCGGCGGGCGACGGCGACGCGGCGCTCGTCGAGCACACCTTTGTT GTGAGCCAGGTTAAACTAAACCGGTTGTGCAACGACACGCTGGTGACTGTGGTGAACGGGCAATTCCCAGGTCCAACGATAGAGCTTAACGAAGGAGACTCAGTAGCTGTTCATGTCATCAACAAGTCCCCACATGGAATAACAATTCACTG GCATGGAGTGAAGATGCAACTGAACTGCTGGGCAGATGGAGCGGCGATGATAACCCAATGCCCCATCCAGCCAAACAAGAACTTCACCTACCGATTCGACGTCGTCGGCCAGGAAGGCACGCTGTGGTGGCACGCTCACGTTGGCAGTCTCCGGGCAAGCGTCCATGGCGCCTTGATCATCCGGCCAAGATCCGGGGCTAGCTCATACCCGTTTGACAAGCCTGACAAGGAGATCCCAATCGTTATAG GCGAATGGTGGGAGATGGACCTTGGTCACCTAGAAAAGAATCTTAGGAACGGTTACATGTTTGATCTGCCTAGGGCTGCTACCATCAATGGAAAGCCTGGAGATCTGTACAACTGCTCTG GGACCGTCAAAGACAACAACGTTGTGAACGTGGAGCATGGCAAGTCATATTTGTTACGGATAGTGAACGCTGGGCTTGAGTCAGAGTATTACTTGAAGATCGCCGGGCACAAGTTCACGGTGGTAGCTGCCGATGCCAACTATGTCAAGCCGTACACCACAGACGTCATCGCGATTGCGCCGGGCGAGACCATCGACGCTTTGCTTGTCGCGGACGCACATCCTGCTGGCAGATACTACATGGTGGTCAAGGCCAACCAGCCCCCCAAGCCTGCGATTCAGTTCCCGCTCATTATCTCAAGAGGGGTAGTGCAATACAGTGAGTGTCCAGGAAAAGAAGAACATGATACTACTTCATCAATAATGGTGCCTGAAATGCCGGACCGGCACGACTCAGACACTTCCTTCTACTTCCATGGCAACTTGACAAGCCTGCAGCCTCACCCGCTGTTGCGCCCGGTGCCGGCCAACGTCCATGAGCACCTCTTCTACGCCCTTGACTCGGGCAACCTCTGTCCACATGGCGAATCATCCTGCATAAATCATTTGGGACCCATGATTAATAATGTCTCCTTCCGGCTGCCCGCAACGACACCATTGCTCCAGGCGCACTACCACGGTAACATGAGCAGCATTAGCACGCTGCGGGAGCTACCTGACAGGGCACCCAGGATGTTTAACTTCACCAAAATGCGCAAGCCGACGTCCAGAGCGACGTCGGTGAGAAGGCTGCGGTACAATGCCACGGTGGAGATCGTGTTCCAGAGCCCGGTGCTAGCGGACACATACGCTAACCCCATGCACCTCCATGGCCAGGACATGTTCGTCCTCGCGCAGGGGCTCGGGCGATACGACGCCGAGAAAGACGTCGCGACGTACAACCTGGTGGATCCGCCGGTGAGGAACACCGTCCTAGTTCCGCTATTCGGGTGGGCCGTCGTCCGATTTGTCACCAAAAATCCAG GTGTGTGGTTCCTGCACTGTCATTTTGAGAACCACTCGTCAGGAGGCATGGCGGTAGCATTCGTGGTAGAGAACGGTCCAACTTTGGATTCGACTCTTCCtccccctcctgaagatcttccaagCTGCTACAACTACAATAGTAGAGTGGCATATGAATAG